One window of Papaver somniferum cultivar HN1 chromosome 9, ASM357369v1, whole genome shotgun sequence genomic DNA carries:
- the LOC113311175 gene encoding uncharacterized protein LOC113311175: MNNAIAVIFAVIYGLFVTVVDAYIIAFWNLANVISVLEPNAHGLSAMKRSKQLLRGKTAAAAALFVSVYSVAVSVILLIENLAMDMDYDIHTIARILLLAFSVIIMTGAKFVGLIGQSSVLYLQELQLSSDPSRGFGCAS, from the coding sequence ATGAATAATGCTATAGCTGTTATTTTTGCTGTCATCTATGGCCTCTTCGTCACTGTTGTTGATGCGTATATTATAGCATTCTGGAACTTAGCCAATGTGATTTCCGTTCTTGAACCAAATGCTCATGGTTTATCAGCCATGAAAAGAAGTAAACAACTATTACGTGGgaaaactgctgctgctgctgcattatTTGTATCAGTCTACTCGGTTGCTGTTTCGGTAATTCTATTAATTGAAAACTTGGCTATGGACATGGACTATGACATTCATACCATAGCTAGGATTTTGCTGTTGGCATTCTCTGTGATCATAATGACTGGAGCAAAATTCGTTGGGTTGATTGGCCAAAGTTCTGTATTATACTTGCAAGAGTTACAGTTATCAAGTGATCCATCACGAGGTTTTGGATGCGCATCTTGA